A single genomic interval of Mesoplodon densirostris isolate mMesDen1 chromosome 8, mMesDen1 primary haplotype, whole genome shotgun sequence harbors:
- the CFAP210 gene encoding cilia- and flagella- associated protein 210, with amino-acid sequence MGTSEMLVRLGRRCGRAEESTEVKNCEEDQVLYPPLLPSKVDLQQVTIIPHNEWERIQDSLDSLTREAAHLRAERKAKKEMHFRSQEVVKHWTNTYAGMKEQKLEAKKKRDKEIEAERQILDVEEAIHKQGERKKAIEYAKQYQFYQTESVKNFHSGLLHSRVLKERDAQIEFQKSKIKSDKKWEEQVKLNIERAFKEEQEKAEKQRRDRVALGKDHLKQIKEHEEEEERRRKEEEKDAEEIKRQNSLYEIEMKKERGKKKEAINESRRLFFEHLNDKNTIKAVERQQQEEEDEKIRKFIKAKKRLTQMGKEKEAETHRLMEERRERINNFLSKLMKEKFNNEDLIIARDIAEAEAEWEKREREKYEKNKAELKAIAEHRALVIKNKEEEERQRKIEAKEQLLAILKADQIFWECEKEKKRKADKERREVQDAHIQQMAKNKFNALQAKQAELEYCRLTEALVAGKQKEFQDYARKVIESESESTNKYIYPLVKAVQEGPGGGRGPVFVDRGVLRPSYQANDITGVQLPFYTSQGSKYNNFQKSKGRLGFTW; translated from the exons ATGGGTACCTCAGAGATGCTGGTGCGGCTCGGAAGGCGCTGTGGACGGGCAGAGGAAAGCACGG aagTAAAGAACTGTGAAGAAGATCAAGTCCTCTATCCACCTCTTCTGCCTAGCAAAGTAGATCTCCAGCAGGTCACCATAATTCCACACAATGAGTGGGAAAGGATTCAAGACAGCCTTGACAGTTTGACAAGAGAAGCAGCACACCTTCGTgcagaaagaaaggcaaagaaagaaatgcatttcCGATCCCAAGAAGTGGTAAAACATTGGACTAATACATATGCA GGGATGAAAGAACAGAAACTTGAAGCCAAAAAGAAACGTGATAAAGAAATAGAGGCAGAAAGACAAATTCTTGATGTGGAAGAAGCAATACACAaacaaggagaaaggaaaaaggccATTGAATATGCAAAGCAATATCAATTTTACCAGACAGAAAGCGTGAAAAACTTTCAT TCAGGACTTCTTCATAGTAGAGTTTTGAAAGAACGTGATGCACAGATTGAATtccaaaagagtaaaataaaatcagataaaaAATGGGAGGAACAAGTGAAACTCAACATTGAAAGAGCTtttaaagaagaacaagaaaaggcagaaaaacaaCGCAGAGatagagtggctcttggcaaagATCATTTAAAaca aataaaGGAacatgaagaggaagaagagagaaggagaaaagaggaagaaaaggatgcTGAGGAAATAAAGCGACAGAATTCATtatatgaaatagaaatgaaaaaagagagaggaaagaaaaaagaagcgaTCAATGAAAGCAGGAGACTATTTTTT GAACATCTGAATGACAAAAATACCATCAAAGCTGTAGAACGGCAGCAGCAAgaggaagaagatgaaaagatTAGAAAATTTATCAAAGCAAAAAAACGTCTTACAcaaatggggaaagaaaaagaagctgaaACACACAG GCTAATGGAGGAACggagagaaagaataaataacttTCTGAGTAAActaatgaaagagaaatttaacAATGAAGATTTGATTATTGCTAGAGATATTGCAGAAGCTGAGGCTGaatgggaaaaaagagaaagagaaaagtatgaaaaaaacaaagcagaattAAAAGCAATTGCAGAACATAGAGCTCTTGTG ataaaaaataaagaggaagaagaaagacaaagaaaaatagaggCTAAAGAACAATTGCTAGCTATCCTGAAAGCGGACCAGATTTTCTGGGAgtgtgaaaaggagaaaaaacgGAAAGCTGATAAAGAACGTCGAGAAGTTCAAGATGCCCATATTCAGCAAATG gccaaaaataaatttaatgcaCTGCAAGCAAAACAAGCAGAATTAGAGTACTGCAGACTTACTGAAGCTCTTGTGGCTGGAAAGCAGAAGGAATTTCAGGATTATGCCAGAAAAGTAATTGAATCTGAGTCTGAATcaacaaacaaatatatttatcctCTTGTAAAAGCTGTACAGGAAGGACCTGGAGGTGGTCGTGGACCAGTTTTTGTGGACAGAGGTGTATTAAGACCCAGCTATCAGGCAAATGATATCACTGGAGTCCAGCTCCCTTTTTATACCTCTCAGGgatcaaaatataataattttcaaaagtcTAAGGGAAGGCTAGGTTTTACATGGtag